A DNA window from Bacteroides cellulosilyticus contains the following coding sequences:
- a CDS encoding glycoside hydrolase family 9 protein produces MKSNHWLLTVALTFIVLQVKADAWIRINQLGYLPQAVKVAVFMSEEPADIQEYALVDAFTGQTVRTFTSTKATGKMGLMKSTYRLNFSDFNQPGTYYLKAGKAVSPNFPINNHVYNGTADFLLNYMRQQRCGYNPFLKDSCHVHDGYILYHPTKTGQHIDVRGGWHDATDYLQYTTTSANTIYQMMFAYQENPEAFGDFYDAAGLPGANGIPDIVDEIKWGLDWLNRMNPAPGELYNQIADDRDHAGMRLPNKDEVDYGYGPGKGRPVYFCSGEPQVRGQFMNATTGVASTAGKFASCFALGARLLKDFYPEFAAEIGAKADAAYQEGVKKPGACQTASVKSPYIYEEDNWVDDMELGAMELFKSTGDLKYLEQAVEYGRREPVTPWMGADSARHYQWYPFMNMGHYHLATVNNDRLSKEFIRNMRAGIVRTYEKAVESPFMHGIPYTWCSNNLTTAMLTQCRLYRETTGDDSYKEMEAAMLDWLFGCNPWGTSMIVELPLYGDYPSQPHSSLLNAGVGNTTGGVVDGPVYRTIFESLRGVNMTGIPGTPGQDYERFQPDLMVYHDAIHDYSTNEPTMDGTACLTYYLSAMQKEGMKQAGIQSDKNVYVNGGIIRTDPSKKQITLVFTAADKADGADAIISTLKKHGIKGGFFFTGEFYELYPDVVKRLRAEGHLVGSHSYGHLLYMPWENRDSLLVTREEFEQDMLKSYEGLLKAGIEYKDAPVYIPPYEYYNKEIAAWAKNMGIQLINYTPGTMSNADYTTPDMGAKYRSSKFIYDKIMEVEKKEGLNGHLMLIHFGTDDRRTDKFYNGYLDKMIKTLKRKGYTFVPVLEATGI; encoded by the coding sequence AGCGAAGAACCGGCTGACATACAAGAGTATGCACTGGTAGACGCTTTCACCGGACAAACTGTCCGCACCTTCACCTCCACCAAAGCAACCGGAAAGATGGGCCTCATGAAAAGTACCTATCGTCTGAATTTCAGCGACTTCAATCAGCCGGGAACTTACTACCTGAAAGCAGGCAAAGCTGTTTCTCCCAATTTCCCCATCAACAACCACGTGTACAACGGCACCGCCGACTTCCTGCTGAACTACATGCGCCAGCAGCGTTGCGGCTACAACCCTTTCCTGAAAGACAGTTGCCATGTGCACGACGGCTATATCCTGTATCACCCCACCAAGACAGGACAGCACATCGACGTCCGCGGTGGCTGGCACGATGCCACCGACTATCTGCAATACACCACTACTTCCGCAAATACCATCTACCAGATGATGTTTGCCTATCAGGAAAACCCGGAAGCTTTCGGTGACTTCTACGATGCAGCCGGACTGCCAGGCGCCAACGGTATCCCCGACATCGTAGACGAAATAAAGTGGGGTCTCGACTGGCTGAACCGCATGAACCCGGCCCCCGGCGAATTGTACAACCAGATTGCTGACGACCGCGACCATGCCGGTATGCGTCTGCCCAACAAAGACGAGGTGGATTACGGTTACGGTCCGGGCAAGGGACGCCCCGTTTATTTCTGTAGCGGCGAGCCTCAGGTGCGCGGTCAGTTCATGAACGCAACCACGGGTGTAGCCAGCACAGCAGGCAAGTTTGCTTCCTGCTTCGCTCTCGGTGCCCGTCTTCTGAAAGATTTCTATCCTGAATTTGCTGCCGAAATCGGTGCAAAGGCCGATGCTGCCTATCAGGAAGGCGTAAAGAAACCGGGTGCTTGCCAGACGGCATCTGTCAAATCTCCCTATATCTACGAAGAAGATAACTGGGTGGATGATATGGAACTCGGTGCTATGGAACTTTTCAAAAGCACCGGAGACTTGAAATATCTGGAACAAGCCGTTGAATACGGACGCCGCGAACCCGTTACCCCGTGGATGGGCGCCGACAGTGCACGCCATTATCAATGGTATCCGTTTATGAACATGGGGCACTATCACCTGGCAACCGTAAACAATGACCGTCTCAGTAAAGAATTTATCCGCAATATGCGTGCAGGCATCGTTCGTACTTACGAAAAAGCTGTCGAAAGCCCCTTTATGCACGGTATCCCCTATACTTGGTGTTCAAACAATCTGACTACTGCCATGCTGACGCAATGCCGTCTATATCGTGAAACAACAGGTGACGACAGTTACAAGGAAATGGAAGCCGCCATGCTCGACTGGCTATTCGGTTGTAACCCCTGGGGCACCAGTATGATTGTGGAACTTCCTCTTTACGGAGATTATCCCTCCCAACCGCACTCTTCCCTACTCAATGCAGGTGTAGGCAATACCACAGGTGGCGTAGTGGACGGTCCCGTTTACCGTACCATCTTCGAAAGCCTGCGTGGAGTAAATATGACGGGTATTCCCGGCACTCCCGGTCAGGATTACGAACGTTTCCAGCCCGACCTGATGGTTTATCATGATGCCATCCACGATTACTCCACGAATGAACCGACCATGGACGGAACTGCTTGTCTCACTTATTATCTCTCTGCCATGCAGAAAGAGGGTATGAAGCAAGCAGGCATCCAGAGCGACAAGAATGTATACGTGAACGGAGGTATCATCCGTACCGACCCGTCAAAGAAACAAATAACCCTCGTTTTCACTGCCGCTGATAAAGCCGACGGCGCAGATGCTATCATCAGTACGCTGAAAAAGCATGGCATCAAAGGCGGTTTCTTCTTCACCGGTGAATTTTATGAGCTGTATCCTGATGTGGTAAAGCGCCTGCGTGCAGAAGGTCATCTGGTAGGCAGTCACAGTTACGGACATTTATTGTATATGCCGTGGGAAAACCGTGACTCACTGTTAGTGACTCGCGAGGAGTTTGAACAGGATATGCTGAAAAGTTACGAAGGTCTGCTCAAAGCAGGCATCGAGTATAAAGACGCTCCTGTCTATATCCCGCCCTACGAATATTATAATAAGGAAATTGCCGCATGGGCAAAGAATATGGGTATACAACTTATCAATTATACACCCGGCACGATGAGCAATGCGGACTATACCACTCCAGACATGGGTGCCAAATACCGTAGCAGTAAGTTCATCTATGACAAAATCATGGAGGTAGAGAAAAAAGAAGGATTAAACGGACACCTGATGTTGATACACTTCGGTACAGACGACCGCCGTACAGATAAGTTCTACAATGGTTATCTGGACAAAATGATTAAAACGCTGAAACGGAAAGGTTATACTTTCGTACCTGTCCTTGAAGCAACAGGAATATAG
- a CDS encoding threonine aldolase family protein, producing the protein MRSFASDNNSGVHPLVMEALNRANQNHAVGYGDDPWTKEAVRKIKETFSPDCEPLFVFNGTGSNAVALQLATRPYNLILCAETAHIYVDECGAPARMTGCQIRPIATPDGKLTPELIRPYLKNFGEQHHSQPGAIYISQCSELGTVYTPEELKALTTLAHEYGMYVHMDGARLANACVALNLSFKELTVDCGIDILSFGGTKNGLMLGESVIIFNPDLKKEALYVRKQSAQLASKLRYLSCQFTAYLTDDLWKKNAAHANAMARKLYEGLQTLPDVQFTQKMESNQLFLTMPRPVIDRLMKSYFFYFWNEAENEIRFVTSFDTTEEDILSLLQAVKDSF; encoded by the coding sequence ATGAGAAGTTTTGCTTCAGACAACAATTCCGGTGTACATCCATTGGTGATGGAGGCGCTGAACCGGGCAAACCAAAATCACGCAGTTGGCTACGGTGACGATCCTTGGACTAAGGAAGCCGTTCGCAAAATCAAAGAGACATTTTCGCCTGATTGTGAGCCACTGTTTGTCTTCAATGGAACAGGAAGTAATGCAGTAGCTTTGCAGTTGGCTACCCGCCCTTATAATTTAATTCTTTGTGCGGAGACTGCACATATTTACGTAGATGAATGTGGTGCACCTGCCCGTATGACAGGATGCCAGATACGTCCTATTGCAACGCCGGATGGTAAACTGACGCCGGAGTTGATACGTCCTTATCTGAAGAACTTCGGGGAACAGCATCATTCTCAACCGGGTGCTATTTATATTTCTCAATGTTCGGAATTAGGTACTGTCTATACTCCGGAAGAATTGAAAGCGCTGACTACCCTGGCGCATGAATATGGTATGTATGTGCATATGGATGGGGCACGTTTAGCGAATGCTTGTGTTGCGTTGAATCTCAGTTTCAAGGAACTGACAGTGGATTGTGGCATTGATATTCTTAGTTTCGGTGGAACGAAGAATGGATTGATGTTAGGTGAAAGTGTAATAATCTTCAATCCGGACCTGAAAAAGGAAGCGCTCTATGTACGGAAACAATCGGCTCAGTTAGCTTCTAAATTGCGTTACCTTTCTTGTCAGTTCACAGCGTATCTTACAGATGATTTGTGGAAAAAGAATGCTGCACATGCCAATGCGATGGCACGTAAACTATATGAAGGGTTGCAAACATTGCCGGATGTACAATTCACACAAAAGATGGAGAGTAATCAGTTGTTCCTGACTATGCCTCGTCCGGTTATTGATAGATTGATGAAGTCTTATTTCTTTTATTTCTGGAATGAAGCTGAAAATGAAATTCGTTTTGTGACCTCTTTTGATACGACAGAAGAAGATATTCTGTCTTTGTTGCAGGCAGTGAAGGATAGTTTCTGA
- a CDS encoding winged helix-turn-helix domain-containing protein, with product MNKSDIGLNAGKIWRLLSNYAKWDYGTLKRKSGLKDKELGAALGWLACEDKIVLHQEDGELYIFLGVNVYIG from the coding sequence ATGAACAAAAGCGACATCGGCCTGAACGCAGGCAAAATTTGGAGGTTGCTTAGCAATTATGCCAAGTGGGACTATGGGACTTTGAAGAGAAAGTCCGGGCTGAAGGACAAAGAACTGGGAGCGGCCCTGGGATGGTTAGCTTGTGAAGACAAGATCGTATTGCACCAGGAGGACGGAGAGCTCTACATTTTTTTGGGCGTGAATGTTTATATCGGGTAA
- the groL gene encoding chaperonin GroEL (60 kDa chaperone family; promotes refolding of misfolded polypeptides especially under stressful conditions; forms two stacked rings of heptamers to form a barrel-shaped 14mer; ends can be capped by GroES; misfolded proteins enter the barrel where they are refolded when GroES binds), whose translation MAKEILFNIDARDQLKKGIDTLANAVKVTLGPKGRNVIIEKKFGAPHITKDGVTVAKEVELSDAYQNTGAQLVKEVASKTGDDAGDGTTTATVLAQAIVAEGLKNVTAGASPMDIKRGIDKAVAKVVDSIKSQAEKVGDNYDKIEQVASVSANNDPVIGKLIADAMRKVSKDGVITIEEAKGTDTTIGVVEGMQFDRGYLSAYFVTNTEKMECEMEKPYILIYDKKISNLKDFLPILEPAVQTGRPLLVIAEDVDSEALTTLVVNRLRSQLKICAVKAPGFGDRRKEMLEDIAVLTGGVVISEEKGLKLEQATIEMLGTADKITVSKDNTTIVNGAGDKQNIKERCEQIKAQIAATKSDYDKEKLQERLAKLSGGVAVLYVGAASEVEMKEKKDRVDDALRATRAAIEEGIVPGGGVAYIRALDALEGFKGDNIDETTGVDIIKRAIEEPLRQIVANAGKEGAVVVQKVREGKGDYGYNARTDVYENLHAAGVVDPAKVARVALENAASIAGMFLTTECVIVEKKEDKPEMPMGAPGMGGMGGMM comes from the coding sequence ATGGCAAAAGAAATATTATTCAATATCGATGCCCGCGACCAATTGAAAAAAGGTATCGATACACTGGCAAATGCAGTGAAAGTAACTCTCGGCCCTAAAGGTCGTAATGTGATTATCGAAAAGAAATTCGGTGCTCCTCACATCACGAAAGACGGTGTAACTGTAGCTAAGGAAGTGGAACTGTCTGATGCATACCAGAATACGGGTGCACAGTTGGTGAAAGAAGTAGCTTCCAAGACTGGTGACGATGCCGGTGACGGTACTACTACTGCTACTGTATTGGCACAGGCTATTGTTGCTGAAGGTTTGAAGAACGTAACTGCCGGTGCAAGTCCTATGGATATCAAACGTGGTATTGACAAGGCTGTTGCCAAAGTGGTTGATTCAATTAAGTCACAAGCTGAAAAAGTAGGTGACAACTACGATAAGATTGAACAGGTTGCTTCTGTATCTGCCAACAATGATCCGGTTATCGGTAAGTTGATCGCTGATGCTATGCGTAAGGTTTCTAAAGACGGTGTAATTACTATCGAAGAAGCTAAGGGTACTGATACTACTATTGGTGTGGTAGAAGGTATGCAGTTCGATCGTGGTTATCTTTCCGCTTACTTCGTTACTAATACGGAGAAGATGGAGTGCGAAATGGAAAAACCATACATCCTGATCTACGACAAGAAGATTTCTAACCTGAAAGATTTCTTGCCTATCTTGGAACCTGCTGTACAAACCGGACGTCCTCTGTTGGTAATCGCAGAAGATGTGGACAGTGAAGCTTTGACTACGTTGGTTGTAAACCGTCTGCGTTCTCAGTTGAAGATTTGTGCTGTGAAAGCTCCGGGCTTCGGTGACCGTCGTAAAGAAATGCTGGAAGATATCGCCGTATTGACTGGTGGTGTAGTGATCAGCGAGGAAAAGGGTCTGAAACTGGAACAAGCTACCATCGAAATGTTGGGTACTGCTGATAAGATCACAGTTTCTAAAGATAACACTACCATCGTAAACGGTGCCGGTGACAAACAAAATATCAAGGAACGTTGCGAACAGATCAAAGCTCAGATTGCTGCTACTAAATCTGATTATGACAAAGAAAAATTGCAAGAACGTCTGGCTAAATTGTCTGGTGGTGTTGCTGTTCTTTACGTAGGTGCTGCTTCTGAAGTTGAAATGAAGGAGAAGAAAGATCGTGTAGACGATGCTTTACGTGCAACACGTGCTGCTATTGAAGAAGGTATCGTACCGGGTGGTGGTGTAGCTTACATCCGTGCACTCGATGCATTGGAAGGTTTCAAAGGTGATAACATTGATGAGACTACAGGTGTTGACATTATTAAACGTGCTATTGAAGAGCCGTTGCGTCAGATTGTTGCCAATGCAGGTAAAGAAGGTGCTGTAGTTGTACAGAAAGTACGCGAAGGTAAAGGTGACTACGGTTACAATGCTCGTACTGATGTATATGAAAATCTGCATGCTGCCGGTGTAGTTGATCCTGCAAAAGTAGCTCGCGTAGCTTTGGAAAACGCTGCCTCTATTGCAGGTATGTTCCTGACTACTGAATGTGTAATCGTTGAGAAGAAGGAAGACAAACCTGAAATGCCAATGGGTGCTCCCGGCATGGGCGGTATGGGTGGAATGATGTAA
- a CDS encoding co-chaperone GroES yields MNIKPLADRVLILPAPAEEKTIGGIIIPDTAKEKPLKGEVVAVGHGTKDEEMVLKVGDTVLYGKYAGTELEVEGTKYLIMRQSDVLAVLG; encoded by the coding sequence ATGAACATTAAACCATTGGCAGACAGAGTGCTGATACTCCCTGCACCTGCAGAAGAGAAAACAATTGGCGGTATCATTATTCCGGATACAGCAAAAGAAAAACCTTTGAAAGGTGAAGTTGTGGCAGTTGGTCACGGTACGAAAGATGAAGAGATGGTATTGAAGGTGGGCGACACTGTTTTGTATGGCAAGTATGCCGGTACTGAACTGGAAGTTGAAGGCACTAAATATCTGATTATGCGTCAAAGTGACGTACTCGCTGTGTTAGGTTAA
- a CDS encoding bile acid:sodium symporter family protein, with product MNAVWIVLPILTLLMFELGLTLEIKDFKLFRQRPYPVFAGLIGQIVLLPILAFALGYLFHLEPLFFIGLVLIACSPGGSSSNIFSMIAKGDVALSVSLTALSSIITLFTIPVIMEFATQIAGDNSGITIHLPIGSLIIQNLLLMLLPIAIGVLTKHFCPKAAERIHKVLSKIAFPALILLATVFFIQHHETIAAQIGRLGLCITLMILLAMGGGYLISRSMKLNRKEQRTLIIEIGMQNAAQSIAIASSPFIFNNDIIAIPAIIYALMMNIILLVYVGIVKRK from the coding sequence ATGAATGCAGTCTGGATTGTTTTGCCTATTCTCACATTATTAATGTTTGAGTTGGGACTAACACTTGAAATTAAAGATTTTAAATTATTTCGTCAACGTCCCTATCCTGTTTTTGCAGGATTGATAGGGCAGATAGTCCTTTTACCAATATTGGCTTTTGCATTGGGTTATCTATTTCATTTGGAACCTCTGTTCTTTATCGGACTTGTGCTCATTGCTTGTTCTCCGGGTGGGAGTTCTTCCAATATATTCTCTATGATAGCCAAAGGTGATGTCGCACTTTCCGTATCACTGACTGCACTCAGCAGTATTATTACTTTGTTTACTATTCCTGTCATTATGGAGTTTGCCACGCAAATTGCAGGAGACAATAGTGGAATAACTATACATTTACCTATCGGCAGCCTCATTATCCAGAATCTACTGCTCATGTTACTTCCTATTGCAATAGGCGTTTTAACCAAACACTTTTGTCCTAAAGCAGCCGAACGGATACACAAAGTATTATCTAAGATAGCCTTCCCTGCCTTGATTTTATTAGCTACTGTTTTCTTCATACAACATCACGAAACGATAGCTGCACAGATCGGCCGATTAGGCTTGTGCATCACACTAATGATATTATTGGCTATGGGTGGAGGATATTTAATCTCCCGGTCAATGAAATTGAACAGGAAAGAACAGCGTACGCTTATCATTGAAATAGGTATGCAAAATGCAGCCCAAAGTATTGCTATTGCAAGTAGCCCGTTTATTTTCAATAATGACATAATTGCCATACCGGCTATAATTTATGCACTGATGATGAATATAATTCTATTAGTATATGTGGGAATAGTGAAGCGGAAATAA